The Verrucomicrobiota bacterium genome includes a window with the following:
- a CDS encoding NTP transferase domain-containing protein: MKGIILAGGLGTRLSPLTDITNKHLLPVYNKPMIYYPIETLVEAGLDDIMIVTGGRNAGDFLRLLGNGRAFGLKELHYTYQQGEGGIAEALGLCEHFADEGRLVVMLGDNIVEKSLRPHVEAFAAQRTGARILLKEVENPREFGVAEIDGDRVVRVVEKPKDPRTNYAVIGIYMYDARVFEIIKTLKPSGRGELEITDVNNAYIASGDMSFSFLDGWWADAGESCDALLSTSNIVAGQAGKRSA; encoded by the coding sequence ATGAAGGGCATTATCCTTGCCGGCGGGTTGGGCACGCGGCTCAGTCCGCTGACCGACATTACAAACAAGCACCTGCTGCCCGTCTACAACAAGCCGATGATCTACTATCCGATCGAGACGCTCGTTGAGGCGGGGCTCGATGACATCATGATCGTCACCGGCGGGCGCAACGCCGGCGACTTTCTCCGGCTGCTCGGCAACGGCCGTGCCTTCGGCCTCAAGGAGCTGCACTACACCTACCAGCAGGGCGAGGGCGGCATCGCCGAGGCGCTCGGCCTGTGCGAGCACTTCGCCGACGAGGGCCGCCTCGTCGTTATGCTCGGCGACAACATCGTCGAGAAGAGCCTTCGGCCCCATGTCGAGGCGTTCGCCGCGCAGCGCACGGGCGCGCGCATTCTGCTCAAGGAGGTCGAGAACCCGCGCGAGTTCGGCGTCGCCGAGATCGACGGGGACCGGGTCGTGCGCGTTGTCGAGAAGCCGAAGGATCCGAGGACGAACTACGCGGTGATCGGCATCTACATGTACGACGCGCGCGTGTTCGAGATCATCAAAACGCTCAAGCCGTCGGGCCGCGGCGAGCTCGAGATCACCGACGTCAACAACGCCTACATCGCCTCGGGCGACATGTCGTTCAGCTTCCTTGACGGCTGGTGGGCTGACGCCGGCGAGTCGTGCGACGCGCTGCTCAGCACGTCGAACATCGTTGCGGGCCAGGCGGGTAAGCGGTCGGCGTAA
- the rfbD gene encoding dTDP-4-dehydrorhamnose reductase: protein MNAATGNRKVLITGAGGLLGGDLVRAWRGRALVGLRHSELDVIDPTACRRAIEAQGARVVVNCAARASLDFCETHRDEAFLTNADGPRRLAEACRGLGVHLVHISTDYVFDGTKPAPYTEDDTPAPLSVYSESKVAGERAVLEVSPEFLVVRVAWVFGFNDKSFVRAILRRAQRMETVGVIGDQLGSPTYSFDIAEAIGQLLEAGASGIVQFTNEGLCSRYDMTRHVFERLGLDVRRLTAISSKTLPWVAPRPAKIEVSKDKYRLLTGATVRTWEDALDDYLQADAECAALAAATRR, encoded by the coding sequence ATGAACGCGGCGACGGGCAACAGGAAAGTCCTCATCACCGGCGCGGGCGGGTTGCTCGGCGGCGACCTCGTGCGCGCCTGGCGCGGACGGGCGCTCGTCGGGCTGCGACACTCGGAACTCGATGTGATCGACCCGACCGCGTGCCGGCGAGCGATCGAGGCACAGGGGGCACGTGTCGTCGTCAATTGCGCCGCGCGGGCCTCGCTCGATTTCTGCGAGACGCACCGCGACGAGGCATTCCTCACCAACGCTGATGGGCCGCGCCGGCTTGCCGAGGCGTGCCGCGGGCTCGGCGTGCACTTGGTCCACATTAGCACCGATTACGTCTTCGACGGGACGAAGCCGGCGCCGTACACGGAGGACGATACGCCCGCTCCGCTGTCGGTCTACAGCGAGAGCAAAGTGGCCGGCGAGCGCGCCGTGCTCGAGGTATCGCCCGAGTTCCTCGTCGTGCGAGTCGCCTGGGTGTTCGGCTTCAACGACAAGAGCTTCGTGCGCGCCATCCTGCGGCGCGCCCAGCGCATGGAGACCGTCGGCGTGATTGGCGACCAGCTTGGCAGCCCGACGTATTCGTTCGACATCGCCGAGGCGATCGGGCAACTGCTCGAAGCGGGTGCGTCGGGCATCGTGCAGTTCACCAACGAGGGGCTCTGCTCGCGCTACGACATGACGCGGCACGTTTTCGAGCGGCTTGGGCTCGACGTGCGACGGCTTACCGCGATCTCCTCAAAGACACTGCCGTGGGTGGCGCCCCGGCCGGCGAAGATCGAGGTTTCGAAAGACAAGTACCGCCTTCTCACGGGCGCCACCGTGCGCACGTGGGAGGACGCGCTCGATGATTACCTGCAGGCCGATGCCGAGTGCGCCGCGCTCGCCGCGGCGACACGACGGTAG